Within the Sarcophilus harrisii chromosome 2, mSarHar1.11, whole genome shotgun sequence genome, the region AAGAGAAAGGCTCTGGATTGGAAAGAGTTGAGAGCTCCTGAGGAGTGGTGTCTGTTTGGGTGGGTGAGATTTAAACAATAGGTATGGCCTGGTCCTTTCCTTCCGTCCAAGTCCAAGCGCCCGGGCGGGCAAAGAACCAGCACTTCTGGGCCGAGAGGTCCCCTCTTCCTCGGGTGACGCGGTCACTGTGGTAGCGCGGGAACGCCCGGCAcagccccgccccgccccgccccatCCAGCCCAGCTCGGGAATGACCCGCCTCCTTCTCAAGGGGGGGCGTGGTCACGGGATTCTCGGGGCAGTGACCACTGGGAGCGCTACAGTCTCAGCTTGGTCCAATATGCGCCCGGAAGGGACGGGTCCTGGTCCGGAAGTCGCTGAACGATGGGCCCGGAAGAGGCGGTGCGCGGGAGGCGGCGCGGCGGGGACGAGATGGCGACCGAGGGTGATGTAGAGCTGGAACTGGAGACTGAACCGAGTGGCCCCGAACGGCCGCCGGAGAAACCGCGGAAACATGACAGCGGCGCGGCCGATCTGGAAAGAGTGACTGACTACGCAGAAGAGAAGGAGATCCAGAGCTCCAACCTGGAAACGGTGAGGTCGGCCGGCAGTCGCGGAGGTCTGGAGGGTGCGAGGGGCCTCCAGGCTCGGgacaggggggaggggagggaaggcgGCGGCGGCCCGGAGCCAGGCGTATCCCAGGGCGTCCGGCTCCGAATCTGGCCCCGGAGATCCCGGGACGCGGAGCTGACGCCCTTGCCCGGCGTGTATTCTGTCGCAGGCGATGTCGGTGATTGGAGATCGGCGGTCTCGAGAGCAGAAGGCCAAACAAGAGCGGTAAGCGAGTGCCCCGGTTTTGTGTTTAGCACCGACCCTCCGAGGGAGGCTAGTCTACCAGACTCGCACTTTCCCGCATCCGTGGTGCAGAAAAATGGGATTGAGCCCGGAGTGACTGGAGGTTGTGGTTATCTTCCATTAAACACTTACGGAGCACTACCTACATTCCCAAACACCAGTGTTGACCCTTGCTAAGGGATAATACTTTTGTGATGCTTTGCATTTGGCGCTTCAGTTACTCCTCACAATTATCCTTGGAGTTATGTGctgttgtccccattttatatgGGAGGGAACGGAGGCTCAGTGGTTTAGTGACCCGATAGGGGTCACGCAGTCAGTCCCTGTCTAAGGCccgatttgaattcaggcttgcCCCGTTTGATGACtcttgtttcactccatcctATAATTGGGTTCCCTTTGATCTTGCCCTTGGCATCCTTACCTCTCTTCAAGACTCACCTTAAGTGCTCACCTCCGAGGTAAGAGACCTTTCCTTTGTCCTCAGAGTTGTCAgttgccctccttcccccaactacTCTGTTAagattctcaatttcttctttgtgTCCCTAGTGCCCTGCCCTCAATAAATCCTTCCTGAACGAATATGTTCACAAATAACTTTGCagggagaaggaactggcaaaagTTACAATCAAGAAGGAAGATCTAGAACTAATAGTAAGTATTGACCTGGAGTTGGCTGGCAGGAGTTCCAAAGCAAAGTATAAAATTGATGATAATGATTTTAAGGGTGGGAGGGGCTGTGCAACATAGCACATCTTTTGCCTAGTAGTCTGACTATAGTTTTTGCTATGGACTGGAATGGACCTTTTGTGATAACTCTTCCTTTTTCTGCAGATGACCGAGATGGAAATCTCACGGGCAGCAGCAGAACGGAGTTTACGGGAACACATGGGCAATGTAGTAGAAGCTCTTATTACACTTACCAACTAACCTTTGAATGGCCACACATTGATGGACTTATTTATTGGAATAAAGGTTTCGTTCCCCCACCTAACTGTAGTGTTTCATTGATGGGGATCTGCAATAAGTTTCTGCTTGTTGTGTCCTTTTATATCATTTCTGTAACAAATGTCTTCTTTCTGTAGTTTGCTACCAACTCATAGCTATGGAAGTTGTAATgcaattaaaaaattgaatacaTGGGCTACTTTTATGAAAAAGTGAAAActcaatttaaatatttactagccaCTTTAGACTTGAAGTGGATTAAATCTTGAGGTGGTTTAATTAAGGTACCTATAGCATTCCCACTAGAAATTTCAGAGACTGGAGATTGGAAAGTAGAATAGTTTTCTCTGAAACTAAATATAGGACCCACACTTAACTCCGTAtaccaaggtaagatcaaaatgggtccatgatttagacataaagaacaagattataaataaattagaggaacataggatagtttatctcagacttgtggaggaggaagaaatttgtgactaaagacaaactagagaccattattggtcacaaaatagaaaattttgattacatcaaattaaaaagcttctgtacaaacaaaactaatgtaaagattagaagggaagcaacaaactggggaaacatcttcacagttaaaggttctgataaaggcctcatttccaaaatatatagagaactgactctaatttataagaaaccaagccattctccaattgataaatggtcaaaggatatgaacagacaattttcagatgatgaaattgaaattattaccactcatgtgaaagtgttccaaatcactattgatcagagaaatgcaaattaagacaactgagataccactacacacctgtcagattggctaagatgacaggaaaaaataatgattgttggaagggatgcgggaaaactgggtgttgttggtggagctgtgaacgaatccaaccattctggagagcaatctggaattatgccccaaaaattatcaaactgtgcataccctttgatccagcagtgtttctactgggcttataccccaaggagatactaaaaaagggaaagggaccaatatgtgccaaaatgtttgtggcagccctgtttgtgtttatttctagccccgtagtggctagaaactggaaaatgaatggatgcccatcaattggagaatggttgggtaaattgtggtatatgaatgttatggaatattattgttctgtaagaaatgaccaacaggatgaatacagagaggctgggagagaattacatgaactgatgctaagtgaaatgagcagaaccaagagatcattatatatgtcaacaacgatactgtatgaagatgtaatctgatggaagtggatttctttgacaaagagacctaattcagtttcaattgatcaatgatggacagaagcagctacacccaaagaaaaaacactgggaaatgaatgtaaactgtttacatttttgtttttcttcccgggttatttttaccttctgaatccaattctccctgtgcaacaagaaaactgtttggatctgcacacatacattgtatctaggatatactaggacatattcaacatatataggactgcttgccatctaggggagggggtagagggtgggagggaaaaatcggaatagaagtgagtgcaagggataatgttgtaaaaaaattaccctggcatggattctgtcaataaaaagttactatttaaaaactaactaactaactaaataaatatagGGAGGCCAGAGtttgtacaaagaaaaaaggggaaggggtgTTTAAACTTTGTGGGGAGACTATATATTAGACTGTTAAATCATATTTATAGTAGATGAAATAACATTCAAGTCCAGAGAAACATGCAAAGTGTTAAaaccagagttttttttttttgttttttttttaataagtttaagTTCCCTATTAGCATTTCTTTCAACTCTAAGGAGATGATAGATAAGTATTTCTTTGTAGTCCATGGTTCCAATTTGAGACTTAGAATGCAAAGTTTGTATGAGAAGTGATGAAACCAAGTCACCAAGCCCAGGCTTAGACTCATAACTGGATGTTGTTTTTcggcattaaaaaaaattcctcttccaGTCCCTTGCTTTAGGGTCCCTTTGGAATCATAAAAAAGGGTGCTAGGCTTAAAAAGTGCCAGAAAAGAGATTCTGCATGAacaatcatgaaaaataaaaaaacaccaaaaacagACTTCCCCATGTGTCCACAGTCAGGGAAGTAAGTGATTGAATCCTAAGTAGTTTTTCTCTTCTTGGCAGATGGCCTTTCAAATACATCTCGTACTCCAGCTGCTTTTTGTTTGAAGAACTTGGTGTTTTGGGCACTCTCTTGACCCCAAGCTGAATCAAAGGAAGTGGTATCTTGATCCACAAGATGGGTATATTTGGTTCTGCCTGATCGTCCAAAGTTCTTGACCTGAGGGGAGAGAAAACAATATTATATGCAGAAACTACACTCCAGCCCTTAATATATTGAGTTTTCTACCACTTATATCTCCCATACCTGCATAACTTTGGGAAGAATAGTTTTATTGAAATGATCCTCCAGGGTGGGAGCACTGAAATCTCTCTTGTATacttcttcatcttcatcctgCAGGCAAGAAAAGGCCCACATTAGGATAACACATTCTACTTTCTAGTAAAACATTAAACATTAAGTACATTTTAATAAGTATCATTATGGAAGGACAAAGGGGTTACTGCTTCTATTAAAGAGCTTACAAATTAACTTGGTAGGaacacaaaacaataaatgagGTAACACCTAAGCaggtgtaaaatgagctggagattgAAACGGCAAACCAATCCAGcagttttgccaaaaaaaaaaaaaacaaaaaaaacctcacatGGGTCATGTATTGAACATGACTCAAACCACTGAACAACCTCAGGACTCAAATTTTCAGATTCCAAGAACTCCCACCAACTGTTCCTCAAACATTTCCCCCAAAGCTAATCAGCTTAACCAGTTCTTTGTGAGTCACTTTTTGTCTATATTGAAAAGCAGCAAATAAGAATGCATTGGAAAGAATTGCCTTTCATAACAGTATCAATATTTTCTAACCTTATTTAGCCTGGACTTATTAGTAGAAAAATCTGAGAATAGAAgccattatcatttttatacctCATAAAAAATGGTCCATGATCTGGCTCTAATCATGGCAAAAACCCAATGGCTAGAAAAATGACAATGAAGCAATGTAGACTTAAATGCTGAAACTGATTTTGGAAGGGAAACAAGCTAACTTTCACTGAAACTCCTTCATTTGGTTTGAATAATGATTGGAAAGGGTAAGTTTTAGTacaaatgggactgtttaggctGTTGGAACACAAAATTCAAAGCTCTATTGTTCCATATTACCCTTTTAGAAAGCAATTTCTAAATTATATCTTATATGAATAACAGATCTGAATACTGCCATTCCCTGTTTGGTTAGACCTGCTTCAGAAATATGGCTATCGATAAAATACCATCTGACAAAAAGTCAACTCATTTGGTGATATGACTTTGTCCTTTACAAAGGGGAAAATGGTGCTATGTCCCATAAaatccatccttttctttttaatctcagaACTATTTCTTGGCAgttaagaatgaaagaaaatggatcTTTGCCATTCAAAAGCTGTTTTTAGCCAGTTAATTTGTCCATGAAATTAAAACACCTATTAGCATGAGGtaaatcattttgatttgatGGAAAAGCAagtttgttctaattcttttagggcagctagatggcacagtgactggagcaccagccctgacatcaggagaacctgagttcaaatctggtctcagacgcttaatgcttcctagctgtgacctcggccaaaaaaaaaaaaaaaaaaaaattcattgtcaTTCCATCTAATTAGTAGTTCTTTCTGGTCTTTAGGACTACAGTCAGGCACTATAATGCTAGAATAAGAGTTTCTTTCTCTACTGAGTATTAAATTTTGGAAGCAACCTCTTGTcctctctgtttaaaaaaaaaaaaaaaaaaagacaaactaatGCCCTTTATCAACCACAAAAACTGACCACTGAGAAGGAAAGGATTATAAGTCTAGGGCtggaaggcacttaataaacctTCTACttcaccttattttacagatgaggaaactgaggagtaGGGAAGGTAAATGACTGGCTCAAGGTAGTACAGGAGGTAAGTacatgtctaaggctggatttgacccAAGTCTCCAATTCCAAAGAGAGTGCTCTTTTCATTGTATTATAGGTCATACTTATGTTCACAGAGAAAACagttttcctgttttttcatCCTCTTTCCTCCTGTTCTCTTTTCCTTGCTTACCATAAAGAAAGCACCTCGATGATAGTACTTCTGCAAGAACTTGTATTTGCCCTTAACAGCTTTGTTGGTAATAACTTTCCCATTTGCTCGGAGTTCAGCTCGTCTTTCCTCTTCTGTCAGGTTTCGCATACGTTCAATCTCTGCTTTCTCCTTCTCAATCCTGTTCAAGGCAGAAAATTATCAGTGCTACTCCAGTATACTTTAAACTttaagatatgaaaataaaagagtaTCTACTCTTTTCCTCCAAGAAAGTCAGTCATACCTAGTCCCTGCCTTTGGTGAGCTAAGTTCCAAACtcagatttagaaaatatttatgtcATAATAATTAGGTTACTGTGGAAAGAAATGCTCAAAAAGAGCATTTGGGATTGTGTTCCCTAGGATAATGGTTTCCAGTGTTTTAAAATCAGTCTaccctatttattattttatttacaatatgcATTCTTCTTGTTCCTgaaagttttataactttttttaaaacaaagtgaattaaatttaaattttttatgagaATTTGGTGACATCCTGTAAAATGATTGTAGAGGTATCAATATCACAAAGTCTAGTAGTTTAGGAATCAGTCCTTAAACTTTATTATCACTCCATGATTTGCTAAAATAATGGATCTCAATACTTAagactttggtcttttttttcccccctgagtcaattggggttaagtgacttgcccagggtcacacagctaggaagtgttaagtgtctgagaccagatttcaactcaggtcctccttaattcagggctggtgctctacccactgcaccacctagttgcccctaaagacattttcaaaaaaaGCATTATTGAATTCATAGTAACTTTGTGAGAagaggaattgattttttttaaaatgttaaaaaggtATCTCCTTACACAAAAAGGTTATGAATCACTGCTCTAGAACAGAGTTAATGTGGGGTCTGttactttggtttaaaaaaaatttctgataactattttaatataattgatttcccaTGTAAACCTATgtcttttattttacacatttaaaaacttCCTGAGAAGGGATCCGAATCCTGTGGATCCCTAGATTGCCAAAGGGTTCTGTAACACAAAAAAGTTTAGGACCCTTTACTACAGTATGACTTGGAAACATAAAGGATATAGTTTAATGCCCTCATTCAGTGATTTGCTCGTCTTCTCTGACTAATGTTCCTATAGTAGTAGTACACAAGAATAGGTCTCAATTCTTCTTGGACAAAATGTGCAGCAACTGTTGCCAAAAGGACACTAAGACCATAAGCCACTGTCCCATATCAAAATGGCAGCCCATCCTGTTACTCACGCTTCTCGATCTTCTCTATCCCGTTTAATTCGTTTTAGCTCCCGTACTTTCCATGCCTCATATTCCTCCTCATCATTCTCGTCATCTGTATTGAGTGCATCTAGGGCAGCCAAGGAACGTTTGTTTTCCTCTagttccttctttgtctcctctTCCACGATCTACATAGATGAACCAATCAGTCCACAGTTCACAACCGATGAGATAGTCTTCATGGGAAAACCCTAACTGTCCAGCCCTCTACCCaatgcttctctctctttttttaaattaattttttttgagaggtaattgggattaagtactttgcccacagtcacagctagtaaatgttaagtgtctgaggctggacttgaactcgggtcttcctgattccagggctggtactccatccattgccccatctagctgccctccctccccttcccaatgCTTCCCAAAGACCTTATGTTGGCACCTTGAGAGTATACTTGCGTCTCTCCTCAGCAAGACGTTTTGCCTCCTGCTCCAACTCTTTCTGCTTCAGTGCTTCTGCCTCACGCTCTTGAACTGTTACCCGGTCCTTCCTACAGCAACAACATCTTATTAGTACCCTAAAACTTCTATGTATCAGCAGCAGGCAGTTATTCTGAACCATATCCCATCCTATCAAAGCCAAGTAATTCAAGTGTACCATTCCCTGCTGGAAGCAACACAGTCACTGTGGGCCCTTGGAGAAGCAGTGCTTCATTGATCTTAGGGTGTTCAATGCTTAGCTCCAAGCAACTAGTAAATTGCTGGTCCTTAAGAAGTAGACACTCATTTAGTAGTGAAGCTGAAGTAATGTTAATTAGGATACTTGGATTTCTACCTAAATTTTGTCCACTAACGGTAGGAAACTTTGGATAACCCCAATTTTTCTCCAAACCTTCATAAAAATGAAAGTGAGGTGACTTTAGATGCAGGAATCCTTCTAACACTTTCCTCATTCATCCTAATGTTTTCTGAGCTTGTGGTGAGTATATATTTTGGCCTGTTGCTCCTCTAAGTCAGAGGACGAGGCTTCAAAGGGCTGGCACGGTATACTAGTCCTTCATCTCCTGTTGTCCAGACCTGGagagttttgtatttctttctttttttcccccctgaggcaagtggggttaaatgacttgcccaggatcacacagccagggagtgttaagtgtctgagaccagagttgaactcaggtcctcttgacttcagagctggtgttttatccactgcaccacttagctgccccttgtACTTACTTTCGAATGAAGACTGGCTTGAGACGGGGTTCCATTTCATCCTCACTGTCTGTATATTCTTCATACTCAGACTCTGATTCTGATTCCTCACCAGAGTGCCCTTCATCTTCCACTTCCAtgacttccatttcttcatttttcctttcttgtgctCGCTGACGCATCATGCCACGCCGCCACTCAATTTCCTGTCAGGACCAAACCAAGTGGTCACCAATGTGGTCTTTACCTGCCCATGATAGTTTCTATTTCCCTGACCCTGCCCTTCCTTTACCTCATcatcaatttcttcttcctcttcctcactaCTGTCCTCTCGTTCCATTCGTCTTGCATCTCCTTCTACTTCAGAATCACTTTCTCCTACCACTTCAGGCTCTACTATTTTCCGATGCCGGGCCAACCTGTAAAAGAGAGTCCCATCCTTTAGTACATAATATGTGAATGccaacaatattttaaagtggggacacatattttcattttaccacCTATTCTGTACCATCCTGATTTTTCAAAAACCAGACATGTGGTTTTCATCAACATAAGAAAAGCATGATGAGGAATTTTACCAGTGAAATATGGCAAATATTCTAAGCCTTAATGGTTTTGGAGAACTCCTGGGAGcactgaaagattaaataatttgcccagggctACAAAATCAGtgatatgttttatttaaagaatttttccttCCTCAACAGCTGGTGTGAACATCATTATCAACACCACTTCCACTAaccaaagaggaaactgagacaaagagaataTACAAAGCTTTACTCAAGGTTTCAGTGAGAAAATAGGCAATCAAGTTGATCTTAGGATGCACAAGCTTTAGGGTACGAAGCAGTGGCTTTTCTAAAAGCAACTTTCTGGGCAATATTCCAGAATACATAAAGAATTTCATTGACAGATTTTTTTGTTATATGCCCTTTATTTGTCCTAATCTAAACAATAGCAATGTAATGACCTCCAACAACAAATAAGAACtgccttctttcatttttctttttaatactttattttaccaattccattttttacttttattttactttagtgaggcaattggggataaatgacttgcccagggtcacacagctaataagttaaATATCTGagtttttgaactcaggtcctcctgactccaaggacaGTGCTTCATCTAGTATGCCAT harbors:
- the HYPK gene encoding huntingtin-interacting protein K, which produces MGPEEAVRGRRRGGDEMATEGDVELELETEPSGPERPPEKPRKHDSGAADLERVTDYAEEKEIQSSNLETAMSVIGDRRSREQKAKQEREKELAKVTIKKEDLELIMTEMEISRAAAERSLREHMGNVVEALITLTN
- the MFAP1 gene encoding microfibrillar-associated protein 1 — its product is MSVPSALMKQPPIHSTAGAVPVRNEKGEISMEKVKVKRYVSGKRPDYAPMESSDEEDEEFQFIKKAKEQEAEPEEQEEDSPSDPRLRRLQNRINEDVEERLARHRKIVEPEVVGESDSEVEGDARRMEREDSSEEEEEEIDDEEIEWRRGMMRQRAQERKNEEMEVMEVEDEGHSGEESESESEYEEYTDSEDEMEPRLKPVFIRKKDRVTVQEREAEALKQKELEQEAKRLAEERRKYTLKIVEEETKKELEENKRSLAALDALNTDDENDEEEYEAWKVRELKRIKRDREDREAIEKEKAEIERMRNLTEEERRAELRANGKVITNKAVKGKYKFLQKYYHRGAFFMDEDEEVYKRDFSAPTLEDHFNKTILPKVMQVKNFGRSGRTKYTHLVDQDTTSFDSAWGQESAQNTKFFKQKAAGVRDVFERPSAKKRKTT